The Castellaniella sp. genome includes a window with the following:
- a CDS encoding ATP-binding protein codes for MENHHLPPSPYVPEGGEIVEFGPFRLHVTGRLLQRHGVTVKLGSRSLDLLIALVERSGEVVSGRELIARAWAGLVVDEANLRVNISNLRKCLGEAKDGARYVVNLPGRGYSLVVPVTRVHSETLSQKLEAIRSPDPRSASQPFVSTPERSLPEQLGRLIGRDASVRTLVQMLTEHRFVSIVGPGGMGKTTVAISVAHTMLDAFSGAVYYVDLSSVTDASLVPATIASVLGLKVQLQDPKLSILTFLGVRRTLLVLDNCEHLIDETAALSEWLLKSAPQAHLLTTSRELLRVEDEHVHILPPLDFPPVSDGMTADDAMAFPAVQLFMDRVTASGAQETLTDETALLAVEICRKMDGIALAIELAAGRVRSHGLRGTAELIHSRFDLLWHGRRTAPPRHQTLQAMLDWSYNLLSENERRVLVRLSVFVTPFHLAAAQWVATDAVLTQTHVSAAIASLTDKSLLSPSTLNGSRHLRLLDSTRAYASTKLAESGELNAVSRKLTEYLIAQLSGNNERENEWQATNRDVMGGYNMRSALVWALSEPGEGERVCNLRTALAWAFSEAGESELGVRLAALAAPHLLALSLLDECHRWCQAALLLLGPQEGSATHLILQEALAISALLTRSNGNEVRNSIEHALRLARTLNDHERELGLLSGLHTFLIEIGHSHGAVEVSRRSIELARSIDSPAGIVMSEWMLGCAYFLAGDQAGALRHIEEGFKQSAARGVTKIDMYGYGHRTRALIVLARALWLSGATERAAQVAHQAVEEAEQNEQTVNVFVAELLYASTVFLWRGDIEESEALENRLKQYVSRYSFGPHVALSIALSAEVALLRREFQTAANRYREALDILNGEGRHLLTMTLSRSMSEALFECGEILEAEAMISAALERAEAGHESFDRAELLRTRARIGVVSGRLDPRAAKAMLQHSIELANSQGALSFELRSAMALGELLASEERSEEASTILAEVYGRFTEGYDTCDLRTARRLIEAWRPAARAKQVSD; via the coding sequence ATGGAAAATCATCATTTGCCCCCGAGTCCTTACGTGCCAGAAGGTGGCGAGATCGTCGAGTTTGGCCCATTTCGTCTACACGTAACCGGACGGTTGCTGCAGCGCCATGGGGTGACCGTCAAACTCGGTAGCCGCTCGCTCGATTTACTGATTGCGTTGGTTGAGCGGTCCGGAGAAGTAGTTTCCGGGCGTGAATTGATCGCGCGTGCATGGGCGGGGCTGGTGGTCGACGAGGCCAATTTACGCGTCAACATCTCAAACCTGCGCAAGTGTCTGGGTGAAGCCAAGGACGGTGCGCGCTACGTCGTCAACCTTCCAGGCCGCGGATACAGCCTCGTGGTACCCGTAACTCGAGTGCATTCCGAGACTTTGTCCCAGAAACTCGAGGCCATCCGATCTCCCGATCCTCGCTCCGCCAGCCAGCCATTCGTATCGACCCCGGAACGCTCGTTGCCCGAACAACTCGGACGTCTCATTGGACGCGACGCTTCGGTTCGCACATTGGTCCAGATGCTCACCGAGCACCGATTTGTGAGCATCGTCGGCCCTGGTGGAATGGGCAAGACGACTGTCGCGATCTCCGTAGCGCACACGATGCTCGATGCCTTTAGCGGCGCCGTGTACTACGTCGACTTATCCTCGGTCACTGACGCCTCGCTCGTTCCTGCTACGATTGCCTCCGTGCTCGGCCTAAAGGTGCAGTTACAAGATCCTAAACTAAGCATCCTGACTTTTTTGGGCGTTCGAAGAACGTTGCTCGTACTGGACAATTGCGAGCACCTCATCGACGAGACGGCGGCTCTCTCAGAATGGCTTCTTAAATCCGCGCCTCAGGCTCACCTGCTTACGACCAGCCGCGAGTTATTGCGTGTCGAGGACGAGCATGTACATATCCTTCCGCCGCTCGATTTTCCTCCAGTCAGCGATGGCATGACAGCGGACGATGCGATGGCGTTTCCCGCAGTCCAGCTTTTCATGGATCGAGTAACGGCAAGCGGCGCGCAAGAGACACTGACGGATGAGACAGCGCTGCTCGCCGTCGAAATCTGCCGAAAGATGGATGGCATTGCCCTGGCGATCGAACTCGCCGCCGGTCGCGTGCGCTCGCACGGCCTGCGCGGAACTGCGGAACTGATCCACAGCCGCTTCGATCTTCTCTGGCATGGCAGGCGCACCGCGCCGCCCCGGCATCAAACACTCCAGGCAATGCTTGATTGGAGTTACAACCTGCTGTCCGAGAACGAACGCCGCGTCCTGGTCAGGTTGTCAGTGTTCGTGACTCCGTTCCATCTGGCGGCGGCACAGTGGGTCGCTACGGACGCAGTCCTCACGCAGACCCACGTATCAGCAGCAATCGCAAGCCTTACCGACAAATCACTGCTGTCGCCATCGACGCTGAACGGATCACGGCATCTGCGCCTCCTGGACTCTACACGCGCCTACGCATCGACAAAACTAGCGGAGTCGGGCGAACTCAACGCCGTCTCGCGCAAGCTCACCGAGTATCTCATTGCACAACTCAGCGGAAATAATGAGCGTGAGAATGAGTGGCAGGCCACGAACCGGGATGTGATGGGGGGCTACAACATGCGCTCTGCGCTGGTGTGGGCACTCTCCGAGCCAGGAGAGGGTGAGCGGGTCTGCAACCTGCGCACTGCGCTTGCATGGGCGTTCTCCGAAGCAGGCGAAAGCGAGCTGGGTGTTCGTCTGGCAGCGCTCGCCGCACCGCATCTACTGGCGTTATCACTACTGGACGAGTGTCATCGCTGGTGTCAAGCCGCGTTGTTGCTACTGGGTCCCCAGGAGGGCTCCGCGACACACCTCATCTTGCAAGAAGCGTTGGCGATCTCCGCACTACTAACTCGTAGCAATGGTAATGAAGTCCGTAATTCGATTGAACACGCCCTACGCCTTGCTCGGACCTTAAACGATCACGAACGCGAACTTGGACTACTTTCGGGACTACATACCTTTTTGATCGAAATCGGTCACTCCCATGGGGCGGTCGAGGTGAGCCGACGCAGTATCGAGCTGGCACGCAGTATCGACTCTCCTGCGGGGATCGTCATGTCTGAGTGGATGCTCGGGTGTGCGTATTTCTTGGCTGGCGATCAGGCGGGCGCGTTACGCCACATCGAAGAGGGCTTCAAGCAATCTGCGGCGCGTGGCGTGACAAAGATCGATATGTATGGTTACGGACATCGGACGCGTGCTCTCATCGTCCTTGCACGCGCGCTTTGGTTAAGCGGCGCCACCGAACGCGCTGCTCAAGTTGCACATCAGGCCGTCGAGGAGGCTGAGCAGAACGAGCAAACGGTGAACGTATTCGTCGCCGAATTGCTGTACGCCTCGACGGTTTTTCTGTGGAGGGGAGATATAGAGGAATCGGAAGCGCTGGAAAACCGCCTCAAGCAATACGTTAGTCGTTACTCCTTTGGTCCACATGTGGCTTTGAGTATCGCGCTGTCAGCCGAAGTGGCTTTACTCCGAAGGGAATTCCAGACGGCAGCAAACAGGTATCGCGAAGCGCTAGATATTTTGAATGGAGAGGGCCGTCACTTACTCACGATGACCTTGAGCCGATCGATGTCTGAAGCTCTGTTCGAATGCGGTGAGATCCTGGAGGCGGAGGCAATGATCTCTGCGGCTCTGGAGCGAGCCGAGGCGGGACATGAGTCATTCGACAGGGCTGAGCTATTGCGTACGCGAGCCCGAATCGGGGTGGTTTCCGGTCGCTTAGATCCGCGCGCAGCCAAGGCGATGTTGCAACATTCAATTGAGCTTGCAAATAGTCAAGGCGCACTCAGCTTCGAATTGCGCTCCGCTATGGCTTTAGGTGAACTACTCGCAAGCGAGGAGCGGAGTGAGGAGGCCAGCACAATCCTGGCGGAGGTTTACGGCCGCTTTACAGAAGGTTACGACACATGCGACCTCAGAACAGCCAGACGTTTAATCGAAGCCTGGCGTCCGGCCGCGAGGGCAAAGCAAGTCTCTGATTGA
- a CDS encoding alpha/beta hydrolase: MTTFTTSDNATLFYKDWGIHGDDVQIVPLAASAELAVGLVNDGTLKIYPGGSHGLAQTDADQFNADVLAFIHS; this comes from the coding sequence ATGACTACGTTCACCACTAGCGATAACGCCACACTTTTCTACAAGGACTGGGGTATCCATGGCGATGACGTTCAGATCGTTCCACTCGCTGCTTCTGCAGAGTTAGCAGTAGGACTGGTCAACGATGGCACCCTGAAAATCTACCCCGGCGGTTCGCATGGGTTGGCACAGACTGATGCTGATCAGTTTAACGCTGATGTGCTGGCGTTTATCCATAGCTGA
- a CDS encoding AraC family transcriptional regulator, producing the protein MSNCVVLATNAREPNNQSGVMLTATLLELLTVAQSNVEVDRKAVQACLSRATALLTASLERGVGQKAESAFRGGLPHWQAKRLTTYIEENLEQPIRSPDLIALTGLSTGHFFRTFKETFGQAPFAYIARLRIERAQQMMLTTNHSLCQIALDCGMCDQSHLTRLFRHLVGMTPGEWRRIYASESLKSIQANAEVE; encoded by the coding sequence ATGAGCAACTGTGTAGTGTTGGCCACCAACGCTCGTGAACCGAACAACCAGAGTGGGGTTATGTTGACAGCGACTTTGCTGGAGTTGCTCACCGTGGCGCAATCTAACGTCGAGGTTGATCGTAAGGCTGTACAAGCATGCTTATCCCGCGCGACGGCGTTGCTAACGGCCAGTCTGGAACGAGGCGTCGGACAGAAGGCCGAGAGCGCATTCCGCGGCGGATTACCCCATTGGCAGGCGAAACGCTTGACAACCTACATTGAGGAAAATCTCGAACAGCCTATCAGGAGCCCTGATCTCATTGCTCTTACCGGACTGAGTACGGGACACTTTTTCCGAACTTTCAAAGAAACATTCGGCCAGGCTCCGTTCGCCTATATCGCAAGACTGCGCATCGAGCGCGCACAGCAAATGATGCTGACGACCAACCATTCCCTCTGCCAAATCGCGCTAGATTGCGGGATGTGCGATCAGTCCCATCTCACACGCTTGTTTCGGCATCTCGTGGGTATGACACCCGGCGAATGGCGGCGGATATATGCCAGCGAATCGTTGAAATCGATACAAGCGAATGCGGAGGTGGAGTGA
- a CDS encoding nuclear transport factor 2 family protein, whose product MVGHSSDSILPQRVAQFIEATNAGDLFHLLEVFAADSIVNDQLQQWCGLAELKKWAECDVIGQQLSLRPIHCVQHYGHCVVAAHADGKFDKRGLPDPLEVLLYFTLAEDKIVQLIILRDHSGTSPFDASWRSGT is encoded by the coding sequence ATGGTTGGTCACTCAAGCGATTCTATTCTTCCTCAAAGAGTCGCACAGTTCATAGAGGCAACGAATGCCGGTGATCTGTTCCATCTTCTTGAAGTTTTCGCGGCAGATTCGATCGTCAACGATCAGTTACAGCAATGGTGCGGGCTGGCTGAACTAAAAAAATGGGCCGAGTGCGACGTTATCGGGCAGCAGCTGTCGCTTCGCCCCATTCATTGCGTTCAGCACTACGGCCACTGCGTTGTCGCGGCCCACGCCGACGGAAAATTCGATAAGCGTGGGTTGCCGGATCCGCTGGAAGTCCTGCTCTATTTCACTCTCGCCGAAGACAAGATCGTGCAATTAATCATTCTGCGAGATCACTCGGGCACCTCTCCTTTCGATGCGTCGTGGCGCAGCGGCACGTAG
- a CDS encoding hydrolase, with protein sequence MTNPKLELLTPDNCQVIFIDQQPQMAFGVQSIDRQTLKNNVVGLAKGAKIFSIPTIITTVESESFSGYSYPELLSVFPEAPILERSSMNSWDDQKVRDALKKNGRKKVVVSGLWTEVCNNTFALSAMLEGDYEIYMVADASGGTSEAAHDYSMQRMIQAGVVPVTWQQVMLEWQRDWKNRDTYDAVMELVKEHSGAYGMGVDYAYTMVHKAPQRTEHGPILAPVAASL encoded by the coding sequence ATGACCAACCCAAAACTCGAACTACTGACGCCGGATAACTGCCAGGTTATCTTCATCGATCAGCAACCCCAAATGGCGTTCGGGGTTCAAAGCATTGACCGACAGACGTTGAAGAACAACGTAGTCGGACTAGCCAAAGGCGCGAAGATTTTCTCGATTCCGACCATTATTACCACAGTTGAGTCGGAAAGCTTCTCTGGCTATAGCTATCCTGAACTGCTATCGGTATTTCCGGAGGCGCCCATTCTCGAGCGCAGTTCGATGAACTCCTGGGATGACCAGAAAGTGCGGGACGCGCTCAAGAAGAACGGCCGCAAGAAAGTAGTCGTGTCAGGCTTGTGGACTGAAGTTTGTAACAACACATTCGCCCTGTCGGCAATGCTCGAAGGCGACTACGAGATATACATGGTAGCGGATGCGTCGGGCGGCACAAGCGAGGCGGCCCACGACTACTCTATGCAACGCATGATTCAAGCCGGTGTTGTGCCCGTTACCTGGCAACAGGTCATGCTTGAATGGCAACGCGACTGGAAGAATAGGGACACTTATGACGCTGTCATGGAGCTAGTTAAAGAACACTCCGGTGCCTATGGCATGGGGGTTGACTATGCGTACACCATGGTTCACAAGGCGCCGCAGCGGACCGAACACGGGCCGATTCTTGCCCCGGTGGCCGCGTCTCTTTAA
- a CDS encoding XapX domain-containing protein, whose translation MKLYIFSIAAGVLVGVIYSLLSVRSPAPPLVALLGLLGMLIGEQLIPVSKQILEGTAFTTACAKTQATEHVLGQLPGRNQVRKDTA comes from the coding sequence ATGAAGCTCTATATTTTTTCCATAGCCGCTGGGGTGTTGGTGGGCGTTATCTATAGCTTGCTCAGTGTGCGTTCTCCAGCACCACCATTGGTCGCATTGTTAGGCTTGCTCGGCATGTTGATTGGCGAGCAGCTTATTCCAGTAAGCAAACAGATCCTGGAGGGTACGGCGTTCACTACAGCCTGTGCGAAAACACAAGCCACTGAACATGTGCTCGGACAGCTGCCAGGAAGAAACCAGGTAAGAAAGGACACTGCGTGA